Proteins encoded in a region of the Zea mays cultivar B73 chromosome 4, Zm-B73-REFERENCE-NAM-5.0, whole genome shotgun sequence genome:
- the LOC103653397 gene encoding phosphatidylinositol 3-kinase, root isoform: protein MVGGGNEFRFFLSCDISHPLAFRVLHAEHILLTDQKVPELFVECKLYIDGIQFGLPVKTRLEPSGPKYCWNELITLSTKYRDLTSLSQLAFTVWDVSSGENPEVVGGATIFLFNSKRQLKTGRQKLRLWPTKEADGGVPTTTPGKVPRNERGEIERLERLVNKYERGQIQHVDWLDRLAFSAMDKAMEKECERKANLYPSLVVELCSFEHRIVFQESGANFYTPAPVSLSNELVTVWDPELGRTNPSEHKQLKLARSLTRGIVDRDLKPSSNERKLLQTIIKFPPTRTLEVDEKQLVWKFRFSLMSEKKALTKFVRSVDWSDNQEAKQAVELIGKWEMIDVADALELLSPDFESDEVRGYAVSVLERADDEELQCYLLQLVQALRFERSDKSRLALFLVNRALSNIEIASFLRWYILVELHSPAYARRYYGTYDMLENSMMKLVGREDGDEDGFRLWQSLTRQTDLTAQLCSIMKDVRNVRGSAQKKIEKLRQLLSGVFSELTNFDEPIRSPLAPTLLLTGVVPQESSIFKSALNPLRLTFKTANGGTSKIIYKKGDDLRQDQLVIQTVSLMDRLLKLENLDLHLTPYRVLATGQDEGMLEFISSSSLAQILSEHRSITSYLQKFHPDEDGPFGITAQCLETFIKSCAGYSVITYILGVGDRHLDNLLLTDDGRLFHVDFAFILGRDPKPFPPPMKLCKEMVEAMGGAESQYYTRFKSYCCEAYNILRKSSSLILNLFKLMERSGIPDISADESGGLKLQEKFRLDLDDEEAIHFFQDLINDSVSALFPQMVETIHRWAQYWR from the exons ATGGTCGGCGGCGGCAACGAGTTCCGTTTCTTCTTGTCCTGCGACATCAGCCACCCGCTTGCCTTCCGTGTTCTCCACGCAG AACATATCTTGTTGACCGACCAAAAAGTCCCAGAGCTCTTTGTTGAGTGCAAGCTATACATCGATGGGATCCAATTTGGGTTGCCTGTAAAAACAAG GTTGGAACCTTCTGGACCGAAATACTGTTGGAATGAGCTCATAACATTAAGTACCAAATACAGGGACCTAACATCCCTCTCGCAGCTTGCATTTACG GTGTGGGATGTCTCATCTGGTGAGAACCCTGAGGTTGTCGGTGGAGCCACCATATTTCTTTTTAACAGCAAAAGGCAGCTTAAAACAGGAAGACAGAAGCTGCGGCTGTGGCCCACAAAGGAGGCAGATGGAGGAGTCCCCACCACAACTCCTGGCAAG GTTCCTAGGAATGAGAGGGGTGAGATAGAACGTTTGGAAAGGCTTGTTAACAAGTATGAGAGAGGGCAGATACAACATGTTGATTGGCTTGATCGTCTTGCCTTCAGTGCTATGGACAAAGCTATGGAAAAAGAGTGTGAGAGGAAGGCCAATTTGTACCCTAGTCTGGTTGTTGAATTGTGCAGTTTCGAACATAGAATTGTCTTCCAG GAATCTGGAGCAAATTTTTATACACCGGCCCCAGTATCATTATCAAATGAACTGGTTACTGTATGGGACCCTGAACTTGGAAGAACCAATCCATCTGAGCACAAGCAGTTAAAGCTTGCTAGGAGCTTGACTCGTGGGATAGTTGATAGAGATCTAAAACCAAGCTCAAATGAGAGAAA GTTACTACAAACAATTATTAAGTTTCCTCCTACACGCACCTTGGAAGTGGATGAGAAGCAATTGGTGTGGAAGTTTCGTTTCTCTTTGATGTCTGAGAAGAAAGCTCTAACGAAATTTGTCCGCTCAGTGGATTGGAGTGATAACCAA GAAGCTAAGCAAGCTGTTGAGTTGATTGGAAAGTGGGAAATGATTGATGTGGCTGATGCACTAGAGCTTCTCTCACCTGATTTTGAAAGCGACGAA GTTCGTGGTTATGCTGTCAGCGTACTTGAAAGGGCTGATGATGAAGAATTACAGTGCTATTTACTCCAGTTAGTGCAAGCTCTTCGGTTTGAAAGATCTGACAAGTCCCGTCTAGCACTCTTTCTTGTAAACCGTG CTTTGTCCAACATCGAAATTGCTAGCTTCCTCCGGTGGTATATATTAGTTGAGCTTCACAGTCCTGCATATGCAAGACGATATTATGGCACATATGACATGCTTGAAAACAGTATGATGAAA TTGGTTGGTAGGGAGGATGGGGATGAAGATGGATTTCGACTGTGGCAGAGTTTAACCCGGCAGACAGACCTCACTGCTCAATTGTGTTCTATTATGAAGGATGTAAGAAATGTAAGAGGTAGCGCACAAAAGAAAATTGAAAAATTGAGGCAGCTATTATCAGGAGTTTTCAGTGAGCTTACAAACTTTGATGAG CCAATTCGTTCACCATTAGCACCAACTCTTCTCCTAACAGGAGTTGTGCCTCAAGAATCGTCTATATTTAAGAGTGCCTTGAACCCTTTGCGCCTGACATTTAAAACAGCAAATGGCGGAACATCCAAGATTATTTACAAAAAGGGTGATGACCTCCGGCAAGATCAGTTG GTTATTCAAACGGTTTCTTTGATGGACCGACTACTCAAATTAGAAAATCTAGATTTGCACCTTACTCCATACCGAGTTCTTGCAACTGGACAAGATGAAGGGATGCTTGAATTTATTAGTTCCAGTTCTCTTGCACAG ATTCTATCAGAACATCGCAGTATTACAAGTTACCTACAGAAGTTCCATCCTGATGAGGATGGTCCTTTTGGTATAACGGCTCAATGTTTGGAGACATTCATAAAAAGCTGCGCCGGTTACTCTGTCATTACATACATATTGGGGGTTGGAGACAG GCATCTGGATAATCTTCTTCTAACTGATGATGGACGCCTTTTTCATGTTGACTTTGCTTTTATCCTTGGGCGAGACCCAAAGCCATTTCCGCCACCGATGAAGTTGTGTAAGGAAATGGTTGAGGCCATGGGTGGTGCAGAAAG CCAATATTACACAAGGTTCAAGTCCTACTGCTGCGAAGCATACAACATTCTGAGGAAGTCCAGCAGTCTCATTTTGAATCTATTCAAGCTGATGGAGCGATCAGGCATTCCGGACATCTCTGCCGATGAAAGCGGAGGTCTCAAG CTCCAGGAGAAATTCCGGTTGGATCTGGACGACGAGGAGGCTATACATTTCTTCCAGGATCTTATCAACGATAGCGTGAGTGCTCTGTTCCCTCAAATGGTTGAGACCATCCATAGATGGGCTCAATATTGGCGGTAA